ATCAAATAAATTGGCATCCATATTGTTTGAAACATCTTCCCCAGTTAAATCTTGCAAGATCGATAGTACCGTTGCTTTAACATCATCCATGATCAAAATACGCCCCTTATCATTATTGTGAATTATTCAGTCTTCATTCTAGCATAGTTTTATCATCGATGATGGTTAATCAGGTGTATTAACGAAATCTTTACTTGATTAAACGTTAAAATTGGCGTGAATTAAATCAGTTAGAATTTTAATCCCCTGTTCAAAGCGGTCGCTGGATTCATAAGAAAAGCTCAGACGAATGTACTGATTCGGCTGGAAATCGTAGATACTACCAGGGTTGAAGAGAACGTTGTGCGCAGTGGCAAGGTCGAATAATTTGGGAATATTAATGTTGTCGGCTAAGCGGACCCACAGATAAAAGCCACCCGTGGGCGTCTGCCAAGTCGCAAAATCGTCCCAGTAATGATGCAGAATTTGTTCTGCCGCCGCGGCCTTCTTGACAAGTACGGACCGGAAATCAGCTTGATACGTTTCATATTCAGGATCAGCTAAGATTTCTGCCAGTACAAGTTGTGACAGTGAGCTAGCGCCGTAATCGGTTTGCATGCGCACGTCAGTCAAGCGATCGATGACCGGTTTGGCGGCCACCGTCCAGCCGATGCGTAATCCCGGTGCAAGGGACTTTGAGATGCTACCAAAATAAATAACGTTGCCAGTCTTATCGAGTGCCTTCAGTGGCTGTGGCGGCTGCTGATCGAACCAGACATCTTGATAAGCGGCGTCTTCTAAGATTGGTAAGCGGTGTTCTTGTGCGGTTTGTAAGACCTGTTGACGTCGCTCGGCACTCATGACGATTCCAGTCGGGTTATTGAATGTCGGAATCGTGTAAAGAATGGCATGGTGTCCCTGAATGGGGGCGTTCATCTGCCAGTACGCCAAGCCCTGACTGTCCATCGGGATGCCAGCGAGATGGGTGTGGGCCGATTGAAAGACGTGTAAAGATTTGACATAAGTAGGTGCTTCCGTGTAGATGGTGGCATCTTTGGGAAATAGTGACATTGAGACCAGTTGGAGCGCTTGTAATGATCCGGAAGTAATCAGAATGTTTTCCGGATGGGTATGAATCCCAACTTTTTCCAAGTGACGTGCAATTTGTTGTCGCAAAGCCAAAATGCCCGCAGGCTCGGTATAGTTCAAACTCGTTAACTGTTCGCCTAGATGTGCAAAGGCCCGTTGAAAAAGTGGACGGGGAAATTGTTCTGGTGCGGGTTCACCCGTACTTAAACGAATAACCGCATCGGTTTCAAATTGGTTGATTTTTTGGAGCGCGTGGGAATTGGGCTTGAATTGGCCTGCTTTAACATATTGCGACCAGTTGACGTGTTCCGCCAATAAGCTGGACCAATGGTTACCGGAAATAACCATCCCAGAGCCTGGATTGCTCGTAATTAAGCCGACTGCCATTAGTTCATCAAGTGCCGTAATTAGGGTGCTACGATTCACGCCGAATTGTTCGGCCAGTTTACGCTGCGCAGGAAGCTTAGCCCCAACGGCCCAATTGCCTTTAGCGATTTGTTCTTGAAAATAGTTAGTAATTTGTTGGTAAATTGGTGTGCTGACCTGTTTATTTGGTTGCCAGTTGATCGTTAAAATTGCCATGGCAAACGCCTCCTGAGTGCCCATGCGGGCGAATTAAGCTGTCATTCTACTAGCCAGAAGTTTGATGATTGATTCAGGTGGTTGGGTGAAAATTGTTAAATTGGTTGGCTACAAATGAAATTATCTCTATTATAATCATCTCTGAATTAAAAGCTAGTCGGATATGACCAATTGATTGAACGATAATTGGTTGGTAAAAGAATCGAATTGGCTGGTCTTAAGGAGGTCAAAACATGCAAGTGTTTTTACAAGGATTATTATTTGGAATTGTTTACATTGCACCAATCGGGATGCAAAACTTATTTGTGGTTTCGACAGCTATTGAACAACCATTGCAACGGGCATTGCGGGTGGCTTTAATTGTAATTGCGTTCGATACGTCGCTTTCCCTGGCTTGCTTTTATGGGGTGGGCCGATTGTTGCAGACCACTCCCTGGCTCGAATTAGGGGTGTTGTTGATTGGGAGTTTATTGGTCTTTTACATTGGCTGGAATCTGTTGCGGCAAAAGACCACGGCAATGGGGACCCTCGACGCGGACTTTTCATATAAAGCAGCGATTCTGACCGCTTTTTCGGTAGCATGGCTGAATCCGCAAGCACTGATTGATGGTTCCGTGTTGCTGGCGGCGTTTCGGGTGTCAATCCCGGCGGCACTGACCCATTTCTTTATGTTGGGGGTCATCCTAGCATCCATTATTTGGTTCATCGGTCTGACCAGCTTGATCAGTAAGTTTAAACATCTCATGCAACCACGAGTCCTACTCTGGATCAATCGAATCTGTGGTGGCATCATTATTCTATACGGCGTGAAGTTGCTAGCAACCTTCATCACGAAAATATAGTTGCGGTTACCTCTGACAATCGGTATGCTAGTCGTATTGGACTTTTTATGAGAGGGACGATACGCATGAAGATTGCTGGTTTCGGAGTGGAGGCCTGGTTAAACGCACATGAGCGTGAAGCAACCACCGATATTAGTCAAAGCTCAATCGCAGCCTTAACGATGGCAGAAATTGCGGCTTTAGAGGACCAACAAGCACCACAGGATTTTTACGAAGAACTAGGGGCGGCCCGGCTGGATTATGGCTGGATCGAGGGCTCACCACGATTTAAAGAACTCGTTAGTCAGTTATACGAGCAAGTGCCAGCAGCCAATGTTCTCCAAACAAATGGGGCGACCGGGGCTAATCATTTAGCAATCTATAGTTTGGTGGAACCCGGCGATCACGTGATTGCACTGTACCCGAGTTATCAGCAGCTGTATGATATTCCCAAGTCATTGGGCGCTACGGTTGATTATTGGCATATTCATGAGTCAGCGGGCTGGTTGCCGGATATTATGGAACTGCAACGCTTGATCCGGCCGGAAACAAAGATGATTTTACTCAATAATGCCATCAATCCGACTGGGAGTTTACTAGATCGAACACTGTTAGAACAGGTCGTCACATTAGCTCGCTCAGTTGGAGCTTACGTTTTGGCCGATGAGGTCTACGAACCACTGGATGAAACCCCGTTCGTCTCAATTGCCGATTTATACGAGCGTGGAATTGCGGTCAACAGTTTATCCAAGACCTATTCAGCGCCTGGTATCCGGATCGGGTGGACGGCGACACCTAGTCAAGCCATTGCTGATATTTTTCGGAAGTATCGTGATTATACGATGATCTGTGGGGGCGTTTTGAATGACCAACTGGCCGTTAGAATTTTAGCGCACCGCCAACGCGTTCTGGCGCGAAATCGGGAGCTAGTCAGTCGCAACCTCAAAATTCTGACAGAGTGGGTCGCACAGGAACCGCGGGTCGAATTGATTACGCCACATGGCATTTCAGTGTCGTGTATTAAACTAATAGTACCGATCGATGATGAGACGTTCTGTCAACAATTACTGCGGGATACCGGTGTTTTATTAGTGCCTGGTTCACGTTTCGATATTCCGGGGCACGCCCGCTTAGGTTACTGTACGGATACGCCGACGTTACAACGGGGTCTGGATTTATTAGGGCAATATTTACGCCGCTTTGATTAGTTACTAGTGGACTGGTAACCGTGGTTGACTCATTACTTTTAAATAATTATACAAATTTGTTTAAGCACATTTTCCTAATAGTGGCGGAAAATGTGCTTTTTGAAGTTCTGTGCGTAGTTTGCCAAGTGAATATTTGCTATAATGTATTCATTACAAGATTTGGGGAGGTTTCGCGACATGAAAAAGTCAGAGCGCCAAGCAGTTATCGAACAATTAATTAGTGAATATCCGATCGCTACCCAGGAAGAATTGATGGCTAAGCTTAAAGCAGAGGGCATTGCTGCGACGCAAGCGACGATTTCGCGCGATATCCGAGAGATGCAGATCGTTAAGACGCCGGATGAGCACGGTCAGACGCGGTACGCGATTTTTAAAACAACTAACAAAAATGAACAGGACCGGCTATTTGAAACGCTACACGATGTGGTGACGAGCATTGACCGTGTTGAATTCATGAATATTATTCATACGCTACCGAGTAATGGGAATCTATTGGCGGCGATCATTGATGATTTGAACTTGCCAGAAGTGAGTGGGACCTTGGCTGGTCACGACACGATCTTTGTCGTGAGTCCGAATACGACGGTGGCAAAGCAGCTATACGAATCCTTTGCTAGTCACATTAGTAATGAAGACTGACTGTGGTGAGCAGTCTAATTGGTTGCACTAAGCCGTCGTTCACGGTATGATTATTGTCATCAAAAGAGGTGTGAGATATGAAATATACGAAGAAACGGGCGCCTCGAAAGAATCAAAAACAACGCGATGCGACCTTCGATAAATTTAAACAACAACAAAATGAGCTCAACGCTAACCGCCGGGGTGTCCGGCGCAAGTAATGGCTGAGCTAGCTTTCAAGTATGTCATATGGACGGCTCGGAAGCTTTTTTTGTTTATGGCCGTTTTATCGTAGTGACCTTTAATCTGGTTACAACACGTGGCCTAAATCAGTGATTTCGGCAACAACTGGCAAACATCGGGTTATCTACAAAATGAGTTGCGTTTGATTGTTGAAGATTTTTTCAAGGTTGTGGTCAATTACTGAGCATCGGAAAATTTATGATACAATTGTAAAAGCTAACAAGTAACGCGGACGTTGTGACAGGTGCGTCGGCTGAACAAGGGGAAGATTATGCAAAAAAATGGTTTTTGGGCCACGATCAAAGACGGCTTACGAGTCATTGGCAATTGGTTAGCACCCTATTGGCAGCGATTCGCTGCCGTCGTCGGCTACCAATGGCACCGGCGACAAATCACACGGTGGCTAATTGTACTCGTCTTGACCGTCATCTTAATTGGGAGTGCCTATTTAACTTATGAAGCCAAGACGGCTAAAGTTGGTAATTTACAGGCGGAGCTAGAAAAGACAACTGAAATCTATGATAAGGACAATAAAAAGGCCGGTTCACTCTATTCACAAAAGGGAACCTATGTCCATTTGAGTAGTATTTCAAAAAACTTACAGAACGCGGTAATTTCGACTGAAGACCGTAATTTCTATAAAGAACATGGTTTCTCAGTCAAAGGAATCGGGCGGGCATTTGTCCTGCTCGTTATCAATAAGATACTTGGCCGTGACTACATTAGTGGTGGTGGGAGTACGTTGACGCAACAATTGGTCAAAAACGCCTACCTAACACAACAACAGACCTTCTCACGTAAGTTTCG
This Lactiplantibacillus plantarum DNA region includes the following protein-coding sequences:
- a CDS encoding aminotransferase-like domain-containing protein — encoded protein: MAILTINWQPNKQVSTPIYQQITNYFQEQIAKGNWAVGAKLPAQRKLAEQFGVNRSTLITALDELMAVGLITSNPGSGMVISGNHWSSLLAEHVNWSQYVKAGQFKPNSHALQKINQFETDAVIRLSTGEPAPEQFPRPLFQRAFAHLGEQLTSLNYTEPAGILALRQQIARHLEKVGIHTHPENILITSGSLQALQLVSMSLFPKDATIYTEAPTYVKSLHVFQSAHTHLAGIPMDSQGLAYWQMNAPIQGHHAILYTIPTFNNPTGIVMSAERRQQVLQTAQEHRLPILEDAAYQDVWFDQQPPQPLKALDKTGNVIYFGSISKSLAPGLRIGWTVAAKPVIDRLTDVRMQTDYGASSLSQLVLAEILADPEYETYQADFRSVLVKKAAAAEQILHHYWDDFATWQTPTGGFYLWVRLADNINIPKLFDLATAHNVLFNPGSIYDFQPNQYIRLSFSYESSDRFEQGIKILTDLIHANFNV
- a CDS encoding LysE/ArgO family amino acid transporter, with protein sequence MQVFLQGLLFGIVYIAPIGMQNLFVVSTAIEQPLQRALRVALIVIAFDTSLSLACFYGVGRLLQTTPWLELGVLLIGSLLVFYIGWNLLRQKTTAMGTLDADFSYKAAILTAFSVAWLNPQALIDGSVLLAAFRVSIPAALTHFFMLGVILASIIWFIGLTSLISKFKHLMQPRVLLWINRICGGIIILYGVKLLATFITKI
- a CDS encoding aminotransferase — translated: MKIAGFGVEAWLNAHEREATTDISQSSIAALTMAEIAALEDQQAPQDFYEELGAARLDYGWIEGSPRFKELVSQLYEQVPAANVLQTNGATGANHLAIYSLVEPGDHVIALYPSYQQLYDIPKSLGATVDYWHIHESAGWLPDIMELQRLIRPETKMILLNNAINPTGSLLDRTLLEQVVTLARSVGAYVLADEVYEPLDETPFVSIADLYERGIAVNSLSKTYSAPGIRIGWTATPSQAIADIFRKYRDYTMICGGVLNDQLAVRILAHRQRVLARNRELVSRNLKILTEWVAQEPRVELITPHGISVSCIKLIVPIDDETFCQQLLRDTGVLLVPGSRFDIPGHARLGYCTDTPTLQRGLDLLGQYLRRFD
- the argR gene encoding arginine repressor codes for the protein MKKSERQAVIEQLISEYPIATQEELMAKLKAEGIAATQATISRDIREMQIVKTPDEHGQTRYAIFKTTNKNEQDRLFETLHDVVTSIDRVEFMNIIHTLPSNGNLLAAIIDDLNLPEVSGTLAGHDTIFVVSPNTTVAKQLYESFASHISNED